Proteins encoded by one window of Salmonirosea aquatica:
- the pfkA gene encoding 6-phosphofructokinase: MKRIAVFTSGGDAPGMNACIRAVVRGAVYHGIEVFGIRKGYNGMIEGDVFQMSSHSVSNIVQRGGTILKSARSKEFLTPEGRKKAYDQLQKHGIEGLVAIGGNGTFTGAMVFQREFGIPTVGAPGTIDNDLYGTDYTIGYDTAVNTALDAIDRIRDTASSHDRIFFIEVMGRDSGYIAIQSGIAGGAELVMVPEVLTPISEVINTLQQGWNRSKSSSIVVVAEGDEEGNASQIAEKIKKQVDGQVDIRVTTLGHTQRGGSPSAQDRILASRLGLGALEGLMAGQSNVMAGIINNELVYTPFEDTIRLPKPINEDLLRMVKILSI, from the coding sequence ATGAAAAGAATTGCAGTATTTACCTCCGGTGGAGACGCGCCCGGTATGAACGCCTGTATCAGAGCCGTTGTACGTGGGGCTGTCTACCACGGAATTGAGGTATTTGGAATACGAAAAGGATATAACGGAATGATAGAAGGAGATGTATTCCAGATGTCTTCTCATTCGGTAAGTAATATAGTTCAGCGCGGTGGAACAATCCTCAAATCGGCTCGCAGTAAAGAATTTCTTACCCCGGAAGGGCGTAAAAAGGCATATGATCAACTTCAGAAGCATGGTATAGAAGGGCTGGTAGCCATTGGCGGAAACGGTACCTTCACGGGAGCGATGGTTTTTCAGCGTGAGTTTGGCATACCTACCGTAGGAGCGCCGGGTACCATCGACAATGATCTGTACGGCACGGATTATACCATTGGCTACGATACAGCCGTCAATACGGCCTTGGACGCCATCGACCGCATTCGCGACACAGCGAGTTCCCACGACCGGATTTTCTTTATTGAAGTAATGGGTCGCGACTCGGGTTATATCGCTATTCAGTCGGGCATTGCGGGTGGTGCCGAACTAGTGATGGTACCCGAGGTACTTACCCCAATCTCGGAAGTCATCAATACCCTCCAGCAGGGTTGGAATCGCTCCAAATCTTCGTCCATCGTGGTAGTGGCCGAAGGTGATGAAGAGGGAAATGCTTCCCAGATTGCCGAAAAGATTAAAAAACAAGTGGATGGCCAGGTGGATATCCGCGTGACAACGCTGGGCCACACGCAGCGGGGTGGCTCGCCTTCGGCTCAGGACCGAATTCTGGCCAGTCGCCTGGGCTTGGGGGCGCTGGAAGGTCTTATGGCTGGACAAAGCAATGTCATGGCGGGAATTATCAACAACGAACTGGTCTATACTCCCTTTGAGGACACCATTCGCCTGCCAAAGCCTATCAATGAAGATCTTCTTCGTATGGTGAAGATACTAAGTATTTGA
- a CDS encoding DUF2141 domain-containing protein: MFSLLIPLSLILTMHEPVQASLSIEITNVRSSGGTLRVALYKPGAKFGKSQPDFYKNTPVKQSGKIVVDFEVPPGRYAVAVYHDLNDNNKLDKNLVGYPKEPFGFSNNYRPVVSGPDFQDCAFELTNQGKSISIKLID, from the coding sequence ATGTTTTCCTTGTTGATTCCGCTGTCCCTGATTCTGACTATGCATGAACCCGTGCAGGCAAGCCTTTCGATAGAAATTACCAATGTACGCTCATCAGGGGGTACCCTGCGGGTGGCACTTTACAAACCCGGTGCAAAATTTGGGAAGAGCCAACCTGATTTTTACAAGAACACGCCTGTGAAACAGTCGGGAAAGATCGTAGTGGACTTTGAGGTGCCGCCCGGCCGCTATGCGGTTGCCGTATATCATGATCTTAACGACAACAACAAACTCGATAAAAATCTGGTAGGGTACCCCAAGGAGCCCTTTGGTTTCAGTAACAACTATCGACCCGTCGTATCAGGACCCGACTTTCAGGATTGTGCCTTTGAGCTTACGAACCAGGGAAAGTCAATTTCCATCAAACTCATTGATTGA
- a CDS encoding acyl-CoA thioesterase, protein MEPRPVSLSRTTLTELMIPSYANFGGKIHGGILLSLMDKVAYACASRHAGTYCVTVSVDGVNFLQPVEVGDLVSLHASVNFVGRTSLDVGIRAVSENVRTGLQKHTNTSYFTMVAKDDAHEPTLVPPLLLENREDARRFLEAVKRRELKENYRHAFDNEKNRIALDDELNRLRDYRCVVGW, encoded by the coding sequence TTGGAACCACGTCCTGTAAGTTTGTCCCGAACCACCCTTACTGAATTGATGATACCGTCTTACGCTAACTTTGGCGGAAAAATCCATGGCGGCATCCTGCTGTCGCTCATGGACAAGGTAGCCTACGCCTGCGCGTCCCGCCACGCGGGTACCTACTGCGTCACGGTATCGGTGGATGGTGTGAATTTTCTGCAACCCGTCGAGGTAGGTGACCTGGTATCGCTGCACGCATCGGTCAATTTTGTGGGCCGTACCTCGCTGGATGTAGGTATCCGGGCTGTGTCCGAGAATGTCCGCACGGGCTTGCAGAAGCATACCAACACTTCGTACTTTACTATGGTAGCCAAAGACGATGCACATGAACCCACGCTGGTACCCCCCTTGCTGCTCGAGAACCGCGAAGACGCCCGACGGTTTCTGGAAGCAGTCAAACGGCGTGAATTGAAAGAAAATTACAGACATGCCTTTGATAATGAAAAAAATCGAATAGCTTTGGACGACGAGTTGAACAGATTGCGTGATTACCGTTGTGTGGTGGGCTGGTAA
- a CDS encoding YdcF family protein gives MFFFLSKTLDFFLMPLSILLLLLLFAFLTKNPVKSRRAALTAFILLFVFCNTFLVNAAFRWWEYPPRNLADIREPYDVGVVLTGGMTRLSSLKADHPGFGRHADRFLQAYLLYKAGKIRKILISGADNPWKMKLKLDDGQQAARLLARWGVAPGDIILEEFSRNTHQNAVNSAAVLQRTFPKGRVLLITSSFHLRRAVECFKKERVRVDVFPADIYGVELYPTLNDCIRPDPDVFAQVHLLWREWVGYVVYKAMGYC, from the coding sequence ATGTTCTTTTTTCTATCGAAAACGCTGGATTTCTTCCTGATGCCCCTGAGCATCCTTCTTCTCTTGCTCCTATTTGCTTTTCTTACCAAAAACCCCGTAAAATCCCGCCGTGCCGCGCTCACAGCATTCATTTTACTCTTTGTCTTCTGCAATACCTTTTTAGTCAACGCCGCCTTTCGCTGGTGGGAATATCCCCCCCGCAACCTGGCCGACATTCGTGAGCCCTACGATGTCGGGGTTGTGCTTACAGGCGGAATGACCCGATTATCCAGCCTCAAGGCTGACCACCCGGGTTTTGGCCGCCACGCCGACCGTTTCCTTCAGGCGTATCTATTGTACAAAGCGGGCAAAATCAGAAAAATCCTGATCAGTGGCGCGGACAATCCCTGGAAAATGAAACTGAAACTCGATGACGGACAACAAGCCGCCCGCCTGCTGGCTCGCTGGGGAGTAGCTCCAGGTGATATAATATTGGAGGAGTTTTCGCGCAACACCCATCAGAACGCGGTGAACTCTGCCGCCGTACTACAGCGTACCTTTCCCAAAGGCCGTGTTCTGCTAATCACTTCTTCGTTTCACTTGCGGCGCGCGGTAGAATGTTTCAAAAAAGAGAGGGTGCGTGTCGACGTATTTCCGGCCGACATCTACGGCGTAGAGCTCTACCCTACCCTCAATGATTGCATCCGTCCCGATCCCGACGTTTTTGCGCAAGTCCATTTACTCTGGCGCGAATGGGTAGGGTACGTGGTTTATAAGGCAATGGGGTACTGTTAG
- a CDS encoding penicillin acylase family protein — protein sequence MKRNVLFFALLCFCIGPVFAQPFTKKEIAAWQKQAQNVTIIRDNWGIPHIYGKTDADATFGLLYAQCEDDFKRVEMNYIEKLGRMAEVQGESALYDDLLIKLLIVPAEAQADYKKAPAWLKKLLNAYADGINYYLHTHPETKPILLTRFEPWYPLLWTDGSIGAISTADVTTRDLKSFYGGEVPSVGYTPQEEAEKEEILTGSNGFAFAPSITESGKSILYINPHVTFYFRPEVHVVSEEGLNAYGAVTWGQFFVYQGFNEHLGWMHTSSRTDVADTYLEKVSKNGAGWSYEYDGKQRPVREQAMSIKYKNGDRLETKNIRAFYTHHGPVMAQRDGQWTSMKANNRSLNMLIQSWQRTKASSFAEYKKAMDLLENTSNNTVYADAEGNIAYWHGNFIPKRDPKYDWSKPVDGSTAATEWKGMHPVDESVHVYNPSSGWLQNCNSTPFTAAGKNSPKREDYPAYMAPDGENFRGINAVRVLEMPKKYDLDRVIAAGYNTYLSAFGILVPALVNAFEKSVPYTDERYAYWIGPMSVLKNWDYHSGEKSIATTLAVEWGQRITGEMYRTEVKDNPNADQVDKARQFAATATADQLLKTFGETLTELEQKWGKWQIPWGEINRFQRASSAIDQQFRDDLPSLPVGFTSSAWGMLPSYSSRYYPGTKKRYGFNGNSFICAVEFGNKIKAKSLLTGGESGDQSSRHFFDQGEMYSQGKFKDVLFYKEDVQQHAEQTYHPGERK from the coding sequence ATGAAAAGAAACGTACTCTTCTTTGCCCTCCTGTGTTTTTGTATCGGCCCTGTTTTCGCCCAGCCTTTCACTAAGAAAGAAATTGCGGCCTGGCAGAAACAAGCCCAGAACGTTACCATTATCCGCGACAACTGGGGTATTCCCCATATTTATGGCAAAACCGACGCTGATGCTACGTTTGGGCTCCTGTATGCTCAATGTGAGGACGACTTCAAGCGAGTGGAAATGAACTACATTGAAAAACTGGGCCGAATGGCAGAGGTTCAGGGCGAGTCGGCGCTGTATGACGATCTGCTGATTAAGCTGCTGATAGTGCCTGCCGAGGCACAGGCCGACTACAAAAAAGCCCCGGCCTGGCTGAAAAAACTTCTGAACGCCTATGCCGACGGCATCAACTACTACCTGCACACGCATCCCGAAACAAAACCTATCTTGCTGACTCGGTTCGAGCCCTGGTACCCGTTGCTTTGGACCGATGGTAGCATCGGGGCCATCAGTACCGCGGACGTAACGACTCGTGACCTCAAGAGTTTTTATGGGGGCGAGGTACCTTCGGTGGGATACACCCCTCAGGAGGAAGCGGAGAAAGAGGAAATACTGACGGGTTCGAATGGCTTTGCCTTTGCCCCCTCGATCACCGAGTCGGGCAAGAGTATTCTCTACATCAATCCGCACGTTACATTCTATTTCCGGCCCGAGGTACACGTAGTAAGTGAGGAGGGACTGAATGCCTACGGGGCGGTTACCTGGGGTCAGTTCTTTGTTTACCAGGGATTCAATGAACACCTGGGTTGGATGCATACCTCGTCACGCACCGATGTAGCCGATACCTATCTGGAAAAAGTGTCTAAAAATGGTGCAGGCTGGTCGTATGAATACGACGGGAAGCAGCGGCCCGTACGTGAGCAGGCGATGAGTATAAAGTACAAAAACGGTGATCGGCTCGAAACAAAAAATATCCGGGCGTTCTATACCCATCACGGGCCGGTTATGGCGCAGCGTGATGGTCAATGGACAAGCATGAAAGCCAACAACCGCTCCCTAAATATGCTGATCCAGAGTTGGCAGCGCACCAAGGCATCTAGCTTTGCAGAATATAAAAAGGCGATGGATTTGCTAGAAAACACATCAAACAATACTGTGTACGCCGATGCGGAAGGTAACATTGCGTACTGGCACGGTAACTTCATCCCCAAGCGCGACCCTAAATACGACTGGTCGAAACCGGTGGATGGAAGCACCGCCGCTACCGAATGGAAGGGTATGCACCCGGTGGACGAGTCGGTGCACGTGTACAATCCTTCAAGCGGCTGGCTCCAAAACTGTAACTCTACACCTTTTACAGCGGCTGGTAAAAACAGTCCAAAGCGGGAAGATTACCCTGCCTACATGGCGCCCGATGGCGAGAACTTTCGGGGAATCAATGCAGTACGGGTACTTGAAATGCCTAAAAAGTACGACTTGGACCGGGTGATTGCGGCGGGTTATAATACCTACTTGTCGGCTTTTGGTATTCTGGTTCCGGCGCTGGTAAATGCTTTCGAGAAAAGCGTACCCTATACCGATGAGCGGTATGCGTACTGGATCGGGCCGATGTCGGTACTGAAAAACTGGGATTATCACAGCGGGGAGAAATCAATAGCTACGACTCTGGCTGTGGAATGGGGGCAACGGATTACGGGGGAAATGTACCGCACCGAAGTCAAGGATAATCCTAATGCCGATCAGGTGGATAAGGCCCGGCAGTTCGCAGCTACGGCCACGGCCGATCAACTCCTTAAAACCTTCGGCGAAACCCTAACTGAGCTGGAGCAGAAATGGGGTAAGTGGCAGATACCCTGGGGCGAAATCAACCGCTTCCAGCGGGCATCCAGCGCCATCGACCAGCAGTTTCGCGACGATCTGCCCAGCCTTCCTGTGGGTTTTACATCGTCGGCCTGGGGCATGCTGCCTTCCTACTCATCGCGTTATTATCCGGGTACCAAAAAACGTTACGGTTTTAATGGCAACAGTTTCATTTGCGCGGTGGAGTTCGGGAATAAAATTAAAGCCAAGTCCCTGTTAACAGGCGGAGAAAGTGGCGATCAAAGCTCGCGGCATTTCTTTGATCAGGGCGAAATGTACTCACAGGGTAAATTCAAGGATGTGCTTTTCTATAAGGAAGATGTGCAACAGCACGCCGAGCAGACTTACCATCCGGGGGAGAGGAAATGA
- a CDS encoding DUF58 domain-containing protein has translation MNKRPLDLSKVREFGNLEFLARQMVEGFITGLHKSPFHGFSVEFAEHRLYNTGESTRHMDWKVFAKTDRLFVKRYEEETNLRCHLLLDTSSSMYYPEADYGKITFSIMAAACLAHLLQRQKDAVSLTTFSDQIEVQTQVKSTPSHIHKILLELEGLLQKPRPLKKTSVAEVIHLIAEKIHKRSLVVLFSDMFEDLEHSEQLFSALQHLRHNMHEVLLFHVTDRRTEEQFAFEDRPYEFIDLETGEKVKVQPHQVRDQYQAFVKQFYQDLKLKCGQYKIDFIEADIAQGFDPILTAYLVKHSKMR, from the coding sequence ATGAATAAACGCCCACTGGATTTATCGAAAGTAAGGGAATTCGGAAACCTGGAGTTCCTGGCCCGGCAAATGGTCGAAGGCTTCATCACGGGGCTGCATAAATCGCCTTTCCATGGGTTCTCGGTGGAGTTCGCCGAGCATCGCCTCTACAACACCGGCGAAAGTACCCGGCACATGGATTGGAAGGTATTCGCCAAGACTGACCGTCTGTTTGTGAAGCGCTATGAGGAAGAAACCAATCTGCGCTGCCATCTGCTGCTCGATACCTCATCATCGATGTATTATCCCGAAGCAGACTACGGCAAAATAACGTTCAGTATCATGGCAGCCGCCTGTCTGGCGCATTTGCTCCAACGCCAGAAGGACGCCGTAAGTTTGACCACTTTTTCGGATCAGATCGAGGTACAAACGCAGGTCAAGTCCACGCCTTCGCATATCCACAAAATCCTGCTTGAGCTGGAAGGTTTACTACAAAAGCCCCGTCCGCTCAAAAAAACTTCCGTGGCCGAGGTGATTCACCTGATCGCCGAGAAAATCCACAAGCGTTCGCTGGTTGTACTGTTCAGCGATATGTTCGAAGATCTGGAACATAGCGAGCAACTTTTTTCGGCTTTGCAACACCTGCGGCACAATATGCACGAGGTACTCCTTTTCCACGTCACCGACCGTCGTACCGAGGAGCAGTTTGCCTTTGAAGACCGTCCCTACGAATTCATCGATCTGGAAACGGGCGAGAAAGTCAAGGTACAGCCGCATCAGGTACGTGACCAGTACCAAGCGTTTGTGAAACAATTTTATCAGGATCTCAAACTCAAATGCGGTCAGTACAAAATTGATTTCATTGAGGCTGACATCGCTCAGGGATTTGACCCTATTTTGACCGCCTACCTGGTGAAGCATAGCAAAATGCGGTGA
- a CDS encoding immunity 49 family protein — MILEPYTRLSGVVESFRWLLSREFSVLNGNTHSTRWTGHHVEGWFCYLIDKNAGGAKQKFYLCGRLDEALMPLQNAPAISSKFVGGNISFSDALDGYFHWTDTLLSDNSALIYRRPCLTYPERERYLFKEIYPLVVINVAIEHLILDEISETRSILQQIEKIKVAKRFMYDVHFIDSLIKGDKDNMVKAIEGVASAKIHKPRQKVNPETGPWENELLSMAGITYTKLAWMYGYELEIKNPLVSIANELYPVKPFAHYEETYDFSKGE, encoded by the coding sequence ATGATACTAGAACCATATACAAGGCTATCAGGAGTGGTAGAGAGCTTCAGATGGTTGTTGTCTCGTGAATTTTCTGTTCTCAACGGAAATACTCATTCAACACGATGGACTGGGCATCATGTTGAAGGGTGGTTTTGCTACTTGATAGATAAAAATGCTGGGGGTGCCAAACAGAAATTTTACCTATGTGGGCGGTTAGATGAGGCCCTGATGCCTTTGCAGAACGCCCCTGCAATAAGCTCAAAATTTGTTGGTGGGAATATTAGTTTCTCCGATGCTTTGGATGGCTACTTCCATTGGACAGATACGCTGCTTAGCGATAACAGTGCTCTGATCTATCGAAGACCATGTCTCACCTATCCTGAAAGGGAGAGATATCTTTTTAAAGAAATTTATCCACTAGTAGTAATTAATGTGGCAATAGAACATCTTATCTTAGATGAGATAAGTGAGACCCGTTCCATACTTCAACAGATAGAAAAAATTAAAGTAGCGAAAAGATTTATGTATGACGTACACTTCATTGACTCCTTAATAAAAGGTGATAAAGATAATATGGTTAAAGCCATCGAAGGTGTAGCCTCTGCTAAAATTCATAAACCCCGTCAGAAGGTAAATCCTGAAACAGGTCCTTGGGAAAACGAACTGCTATCAATGGCTGGCATCACCTATACCAAGCTGGCCTGGATGTATGGCTACGAACTAGAAATCAAGAACCCGCTGGTGAGCATCGCTAACGAGTTGTATCCCGTCAAGCCATTTGCGCACTACGAGGAAACATATGATTTTTCAAAAGGAGAGTAG
- a CDS encoding DUF3276 family protein yields MLHIVEDREQIYSKRVRAGKRTYFFDVRSTRANDYYLTITESRRHPQGDGFTYEKHKLFLYKEDFDKFIDALQESVNHIKTELMPDFDFSQYEVKEEEFDGLNGTELKWE; encoded by the coding sequence TTGCTACATATAGTGGAAGACAGAGAGCAAATCTACTCAAAACGGGTAAGGGCAGGAAAACGCACATATTTTTTCGATGTCCGATCGACACGGGCCAATGATTACTACCTCACAATTACTGAAAGCCGGCGTCATCCGCAGGGAGATGGCTTCACGTACGAAAAACACAAATTGTTTTTGTACAAAGAAGACTTTGACAAATTTATCGATGCTTTGCAGGAATCTGTGAACCACATTAAAACCGAACTGATGCCGGATTTTGATTTTTCTCAGTATGAAGTGAAGGAAGAGGAATTCGATGGCCTCAATGGGACCGAATTGAAATGGGAGTAG
- the ychF gene encoding redox-regulated ATPase YchF, protein MSLQCGIVGLPNVGKSTLFNAISSGKAEAANYPFCTIEPNVGVVTVPDERLEILTGLVKPQKVLPTIIEFVDIAGLVKGASQGAGLGNKFLANIREVDAIVHVIRCFQDDNVVHVEGRVDPVFDKEIIDIELQLKDLESVNKKIQKVEKGARAGDAKAKADLEILKQYKEALEAGRSARTLPFTPEEREGAIGDLQLLTIKPVLYVANVDEASMISGNEFSEKLREAVKDENAEVITLCAAIEEQIAEIEDPEEQAMFLNEYGLQESGLSRLIKASYSLLNLITYFTAGVKEVRAWTIQRGWKAPQAAGVIHTDFEKGFIRAEVIKLPDYVQYKTEAGVKEVGKMAVEGKEYVVKDGDIMHFRFNV, encoded by the coding sequence ATGAGCTTACAGTGCGGAATAGTAGGATTACCCAATGTAGGAAAATCCACTCTTTTTAATGCCATTTCCAGTGGCAAGGCCGAAGCGGCCAACTACCCCTTTTGTACCATCGAACCCAATGTAGGGGTGGTCACGGTACCCGATGAGCGCCTCGAGATACTTACGGGGTTGGTGAAACCTCAGAAGGTGCTGCCGACTATCATCGAGTTTGTAGATATTGCCGGACTGGTCAAGGGCGCGAGTCAGGGGGCGGGTCTGGGCAACAAATTTCTGGCCAATATCCGGGAGGTAGATGCCATTGTACACGTAATCCGCTGTTTTCAGGACGACAATGTGGTGCATGTGGAAGGAAGGGTCGATCCGGTTTTTGATAAGGAAATCATTGACATCGAGTTGCAGCTCAAAGACTTGGAATCGGTTAATAAGAAAATTCAGAAAGTCGAGAAAGGTGCCCGCGCCGGAGATGCTAAAGCCAAAGCCGATCTGGAAATTCTGAAACAGTACAAAGAAGCCCTCGAAGCGGGACGTAGCGCCCGGACCCTGCCTTTCACTCCCGAAGAACGCGAAGGCGCTATCGGTGATCTGCAGCTCCTTACCATCAAGCCCGTGTTGTATGTGGCTAACGTAGATGAGGCATCGATGATTTCGGGCAATGAGTTTTCGGAGAAACTGCGCGAAGCCGTAAAGGACGAGAACGCCGAAGTGATTACGCTGTGCGCGGCCATCGAAGAACAGATTGCCGAAATTGAAGATCCTGAGGAACAGGCTATGTTTCTAAACGAATATGGACTGCAGGAATCCGGGCTGAGTCGGTTGATTAAGGCATCGTATTCGTTGCTTAACCTGATCACCTACTTCACAGCGGGTGTAAAAGAAGTACGCGCCTGGACCATCCAGCGGGGCTGGAAAGCTCCTCAGGCGGCGGGCGTGATCCATACCGATTTTGAGAAAGGATTCATCCGGGCCGAAGTAATCAAACTACCCGACTATGTCCAGTACAAGACGGAAGCAGGCGTAAAGGAAGTAGGTAAGATGGCCGTGGAGGGTAAAGAGTACGTTGTCAAGGACGGCGATATCATGCACTTCCGGTTCAATGTGTAG
- a CDS encoding septal ring lytic transglycosylase RlpA family protein — protein MNIQSFFIYLLVSFAKPSPDLLADLGKTQTGIASYYAAKFDGNKTYFGEIFDNQEMTAAHPSLPYNTLIEVTNLANNKKVTVRINDRGPHSKSRVLDLSRSAAREIGMVATGVAKVIVKVIGRDGLILLASQKKPVPADVPQVAEQSKPVEEEGFLY, from the coding sequence ATGAACATTCAATCCTTCTTTATCTATCTGCTGGTCAGCTTTGCAAAACCCTCCCCCGATCTGCTGGCTGACCTTGGTAAAACCCAAACCGGAATCGCCTCGTACTATGCGGCTAAATTCGATGGGAACAAAACGTACTTCGGCGAAATTTTTGACAACCAGGAAATGACCGCCGCCCACCCTTCCCTACCTTACAACACGCTGATTGAGGTTACGAATCTTGCCAACAACAAAAAAGTTACGGTACGGATCAATGACCGGGGACCGCACTCCAAAAGCCGGGTGCTTGACCTGAGCCGGTCCGCCGCGCGGGAAATTGGGATGGTAGCCACCGGTGTGGCCAAGGTGATTGTGAAGGTAATCGGACGGGATGGCCTAATTCTGCTCGCCTCCCAAAAAAAACCGGTTCCTGCCGACGTCCCTCAGGTAGCGGAGCAAAGCAAACCCGTAGAGGAGGAAGGTTTTCTCTACTAG
- a CDS encoding thioredoxin-like domain-containing protein: MKKGLIGTLCLGLWAMLSSGLAAAQGYRIEATLVGLKDTSCILGHYNYSGQQFIAKDTARADANGRMVFEGTDPLPGGLYLILLPGQQKLVQIVYSGKETEFSLKTDTSSVVKSMVVNGSEENRAFYEYQQKLNQIMTEVEALNAEKKLKNDDASTAVTDKKIKDLQQQFTTYQQKFLQENRDSFTAKLLKASMDPVIPPAPMLANGKKDSLWVFNYYKAHYWDNFDFSDARMLRTPFVQPKLERYVKDLIVQVPDSIIKDADALIKKAAANKELRSRIIYYFTSEYENPKVVGTEGVFVHMAEKYYLSGEMEVSDDAKKRIGERVASMKPLLVNRVIPDLTLTNPNQQPISIHGIKADYTVLFFFSPTCGHCKEAAPKLKEFYDANKAKGVKVLAIATEQNPAEWQKFIKEYKLEEILNGYDYTSRTDYRTQYDVFSTPTIYVLDKNKKIIARRMPIEQLDDFFNFYLKNNAKEGTKSASVK; the protein is encoded by the coding sequence ATGAAAAAAGGTTTGATCGGTACGCTATGCCTTGGCCTATGGGCTATGTTAAGTAGCGGATTAGCGGCAGCGCAGGGCTATCGGATTGAAGCCACTCTGGTTGGCTTGAAAGACACGAGTTGTATCCTGGGGCACTATAATTACAGCGGTCAGCAGTTCATTGCCAAAGATACTGCCCGGGCCGATGCCAATGGCCGGATGGTCTTTGAAGGTACCGACCCGCTACCGGGTGGCCTGTACCTGATCCTGCTGCCGGGCCAGCAAAAACTGGTTCAAATCGTATATTCTGGAAAGGAAACGGAATTTTCTTTAAAAACAGACACCAGCAGCGTTGTTAAGAGCATGGTAGTGAATGGCTCGGAAGAAAACCGGGCTTTTTATGAATACCAGCAGAAACTCAATCAAATTATGACGGAGGTGGAAGCCTTGAATGCGGAGAAAAAACTTAAAAATGATGACGCGAGTACCGCGGTAACGGATAAAAAAATCAAAGATCTGCAGCAGCAATTCACGACCTACCAGCAGAAGTTCTTGCAGGAAAACAGAGATAGTTTTACCGCCAAATTACTGAAAGCCAGTATGGACCCCGTAATTCCACCAGCTCCCATGCTGGCGAACGGCAAAAAAGATTCACTGTGGGTATTCAACTATTATAAAGCGCACTATTGGGACAATTTCGACTTTTCGGACGCCCGTATGCTACGAACGCCATTCGTACAGCCCAAGCTGGAGCGTTATGTTAAGGATTTGATCGTACAGGTACCTGACTCTATTATTAAGGATGCGGATGCACTCATAAAAAAAGCGGCAGCGAATAAGGAGTTGAGATCCAGAATCATCTATTATTTTACGAGCGAATATGAAAATCCTAAGGTAGTAGGTACGGAGGGCGTGTTTGTGCACATGGCTGAAAAGTATTATCTCTCGGGTGAGATGGAGGTATCGGACGACGCCAAAAAGCGGATTGGTGAGCGGGTAGCCAGTATGAAACCGTTGTTAGTAAATCGTGTTATCCCCGATCTGACCCTTACTAATCCAAATCAGCAACCTATCAGTATTCACGGCATCAAGGCTGATTATACGGTGTTGTTCTTCTTCTCACCTACCTGCGGACATTGCAAGGAAGCCGCTCCCAAATTGAAGGAGTTTTATGATGCTAATAAAGCCAAAGGCGTCAAGGTACTAGCCATTGCTACCGAGCAGAATCCCGCCGAATGGCAGAAGTTTATCAAGGAGTATAAATTAGAGGAAATTCTAAATGGCTATGACTACACATCCCGTACCGATTACCGTACGCAGTACGATGTGTTTTCCACGCCTACCATCTACGTTCTGGATAAAAACAAAAAGATTATTGCCCGCCGGATGCCCATTGAGCAATTGGACGATTTCTTTAACTTCTACCTGAAGAACAATGCCAAAGAAGGCACCAAAAGTGCTTCGGTGAAATAG